The sequence GCATGTTGGGACCCCAACCACAGAGCAGGTAGGTATGGGACAGCCTGAACCTCTGAGGCAGCCTGCATGGCCCTGGCACCTCTCAGCCTTATGCCAGCCCCATGATTGCCTTGTCCGGGGTTCCCATGACAGGGAGTCAGGGACAACTTCATATCTACTCCTGAAGAGCCTGGGCTGCTGTAGGGGAGGGTGGCCTTCAAGGACTAACTTAGTTTTTGCTCCATAAGGGACAAGTGTCAGCCTGGATATCAGTTCACCTCTATTGTCTCCCATCAACTCCTGCGATGCTTCATCTTGTCAGCCtgattgaattttctttctttctttctttctttttttttttttttagtttttcaagacagggtttctttgtgtagctttgcgcctttcctggaacttactctgtagcccaggctggcctcgaactcacagagatccgcctgcctctgcctccaagtgctgggattaaaggcgtgcaccaccaccgcccccgGCCTGATTGAATTTAGAATCATCGGCCTGTGAGGGAGTTCCTGGGTTGGGTTaatggatgtgggaagacccaccctaaaagtGGACGTAGCATCCCATGGGCAAGAAAGTGAAGTGAGCACCAGATTGAGTCCCTGTGTGTCCCAACAGGAAGGGAGCAGCTGAATTGCGCTCCTGCCGCACTCTCCCCAACACTCAAacatgagctgaaataaaccctcagTCTGGTATTTTATCACCATAGTGAGAAGTTTTCTCCACCTCCCTCTGGGAACAGGGCCTTCTAGAATGAGAGTTAATCTATTCACCTTAGCATTTCCTGTTTGCACACCGGGCCAGGGAGGATAAGGAACTGGCTGCCAGTCACATCATGGTACCTAGGTCCCTCCCCATTTGCCTGTGGATGGCCTGATTGGGTTGACCACATCCGCCTTGTAAAACAGACAAGCTGCCATCGTGGTATTGGAAGCCGGATAGGAGTATTCAGGAGGGAACAAGACTAGGGTGAGGAAAGCCGAGACTCAAGGGACATAGCAGCTCTTCTGTCAGGATGGCCCTCGGCCACAGGAACAAAATCCACCTGTCCTTTCAGGACCCTGCAGTCCCAGCTCAGGACCCAAGCCCTGTCTAAGAGGTTAGGTTAGGCTCATGCAGGGTCAAAAACTCCAGCTTAGGCCAGAGAGGCCATTCCATGTGCTAACACAGAATGTATCCACTGTATGCACATGGTTTCTCCTGCTGCCCATAGGTGCTCTCTGGCCTTTTCCTGTGGCTAACATGCTACATTGTTCACCTGACTTCCTCTTTGTTCagggaagaggcagcctgctacacgcacacgcatacacacacacacacacacagaagttgtGGGTATAATCtcaaggagacagagaagcaagTAGCAACCCTGTGTCTTTGGGGTAAAGGATGTACCCTCTGCCCAGGTCCTCTCTCAGTGCAACTTGGGGACAGGGCTCTCCTTCCCCACCCAGCTGTCACACATTGGCCTCTCTGCCAAGAGCTTCAGGAACTTTTGTTTGCTCAACCTGTCAGCTAAACTAACCATGTCTGTTTCTCAGCAAAGTGATACGGTGTGTTACTCTGGTATGAATTCAGTGTTTCAAAAACGTGCCATGGGTAAGAAAACGTAGGGTGGTGTAGGGACTCTGAAGGTCATGGTCTCACACTCGGTGAGCTAAATACAAGCCCAAAGCAAGGGGACAATGTGTATTTTAATGTTAAAACCCAATTTTTGTTCTTGAATAAAAAAGGAATGCTTTTTGGTTTCACAGTTGTTTGGTCCAAATTCTTTCCAGAATGGTAGTCCTGTACAGAGCAGTGGTCTGTGCTGTGTACCAGCTCCTGGCTCTTACCCCGGTCTCCGAACAAACCCACAGCCCAGGAGGCCAGCTCTGGTGCTCACTGTTTATTCTCAGGCAGTGCACAGTCTCCATGGAGATGGCCGCTGCCTTGCTAGAAGAAGTGACGGAAAGCCAGGGGTGGCAGCACTGACTTTTGCCCAGGATAGCTCTCTGAAGCCAGCCTTGTTTCCAGGGCTGCACATGAGGCCTTGATGGGCCCCTAGGGCACCGGGGCTCACAGCACACTCTGAGGGTTACCCACTCTGCCCAGAAAGTGCAGGGCACCTGAGTCCTGCTCATAGATGGCGAACAGGAACGGGCTGCTCAGGGTCACATCCAGTGCCTCAGGTGAGCCAGGCTGCTGGGCAGACTCCGTTGGCTGCTCTTCCTCACTCGCTTTGAGTTCAAAGAGAATGCTGTTGAGAACCTGTAAAGCAGAGACATCTCTCCTTAAGGAGGACTTGCAGGCTAGAGACTGCTGGACAGCCCCGAGGGTGGACACTGTCCAGCCTGCCAGGAGGAAGTGTGTACACACCAGTCCTCTAAGTGGGCACTGAGCATCAGCACCCAGCTCCCATAGAGGCTCCTGCTCAGCATGCCCCATGTCCACATCTCATCTCCACTGCCATCTTGATATTGCTCCCCAATATTTGGACAGATGgcacagtgggaccctgtcttCTACAGTAATCCCTCTTTGTTTCCGGGCATCTAGCACAATGCCGATAGTATGCAGACACACCCTCTGTCTTACATAGTTCTCTGTCTACTGCTGAGCTGCTCCCCGCAGGAACTACAGATCAGGGTATCGGGGTCATTCTCCCCATCCTAATCTACTACAGCGTCTTGGAGGATGCAAGGCTGGACTAAGCAGGGACAGAGATGGACCTGGAGCTAGAGGCAGCAAGAGAGCTGAGTGGGAGACTGCTGTTCCGCATGTTACTGGGATGCCAGAGAGTGCTGGCAATGCCTACGGTACCTGTGCTTTCTTCCTGCCCTGCTGGCCTTGTCCACAGCTTCCTCCATATCgcacccaccctccctccctccccggggCACAGCCGGAGCAGCACTCACCTCTCCCACTCTGGGGTTGGTGTCACTGATCTTGCCCAGATTTGCCTCAGCACCCAAAAGGGTGGACAGCTTGGCCTGAGCCAGCAGGTCCTGCAGGTTGTAGGATCCTTGGATTTCCAGCTGGGGTAGGGTCAGGCGGATGGTTCTGTGGAGGTAATGCCGTTAGGAGGCTGGGGAGCCCCCACCCACTTAGGAAGGAGGAGGTCCTGAGCCCTCACCCAGTCAGTGTTGTGTAGCTGTGTCCTAAGTGGAGACAGTCCCTTCTGGAAAGAGGTGCATAAGCCTCAGAAAGCCCCTCCCCAGTGTCGTGTAGACAGGAAGCAATTGCTGGGGGGAAGAGACCTGTGGAGCTGCCTCCAGGCTGTGCAGGGgcctccagggatgcagcttgcATGAGTGGTCACCCATGCTGTGGTGGGCTCTTTGGTGATGCACTCACACTCGGGAAAATAAACCCAATAAATGCGCTGAATGACCAAATTGGACTTGGAGGGAATTGGTTCTTTGGTCTGTAGCCAATGCCCCATCTGGGGTGAAGAGATGTTTActtatgtctccccaggaagggTCACCCAATCCAGGACATCCTCACCCCAAGGAaattctcagaaacaaacaacataaaCCTCCCCGTGGCCTGAAACAGGAGGACCTGGAACAGCTCCTGTGGAGAGCTTGCTGATGGTGGGCAGCTGTCTGCCCTCTGTTCTCACCCTAGCCACATAGCTGAGGCAGAGGAATTACCACAAATTCTAGACcctctctaaaaaccaaaatactAATAAGATAATGGCCCCcgggctggctagttttatgtcaacttggcacaagctgtagtcttctgagaggaaggaaactcagttgagaaaatgcttccctaAGATGAGGCTGTAGGCATGCAAacctgtaaagcattttcttaatcagtgttGATGTGCAAGGGCCCAGCCCAtcgtgggtggggccacccctgggctggtggtcctgtgctctagaagaaagcaggctgagcaagccatgaggagaggAAGCGTGTAAGCAGCATCCCCCAgggcctgtgcatcagctcctgcctctaggctcCTGCCAGCTTGAGCTTcggccttggcttccctcagtggactgtgattcaggatacgtaagtcaaataaacccttccctcacCAAGTTGCTTCTGGGCCTCGTGTGTCATCACAACAGTAGTAAGCCTAAGACAGCCCCGGTTTTGTGCAGGGAGTGTCTGTAGAGTCACAGATAACGAGCCACATCCACAGCTACACTGCTCATGATAGAACGATGAGGGTCGGGGGGGCAGCAACaggacacactgtgtgtgtgtggacagacACGGACAGACTGACAGGTGAGCACGCAATGGATTCCATTCATTCAACTCTATTTTCCAAGGGTCCCACACTTCCTACCGAGGAGGCGGATTCTTTATCCAAGTCAGGAAGTCATGCTGGAAGATGAGGGCCTCCACCTTGTCTAGATCTGAGGCGCAGTGGGGCTGGATCAGCAACAGGGTGGCGCTCTCACCCAGGGGCACGCGCGTCATCGAGAAGTTGTTCTGGGAGTCGCTCCAGTGCTGGAAGGCACCCGTGCCCGAGAGCATGGGGACAGACACGGAGGTGATGTTGTCCACCCAGAACTCCTGGGGTCCCGCCAGCTGGGAGAAGCCTTTCATCTTCCCTGAAAGCCACAGAGACCAGGAGAAAGGCtcagtgggggtgggatgggagagctagggagggactctcccacccctgctcctgcctgcctcACTTATTGGCCCTGCCAGGAGGCTGCACTGGCCTGGCCTGGAGACTTCACCCTCAGGTGCTCTCTGACACTCTTTTGCCAATCCCAGCCACTGGAGCTCCCCACAGAGGCCCTGACAGAAGCAGAAAACACAGCAGCGCATGCTGGTGTGGAGTCTGAAGTCTCACACCTGTCCCCTGCAGGGACTCAGTCCGCTCCTGCCTGACCAGGCAGGTGCAGCCCAGATCCATTCTGCTTGCCAGgtcactttttacaaacttagaGATCATagtctagggagatggctccacagATAAACTACTTGCTCTATAAGCATCATGACCTGTGCCTTGAGCCCCAAACCCCAGTGATAGCCGGGAAAGGCAGTGCAGGTCTATAATGCCAgccctggggatggagagatgtgaggacccctggagctcgctggccagtctagctgaaacgaCAAGGCCCAGGTTtggtaagacactgtctcaaaaactaagccATGGCTGACACCTTTGCCCTTTGGAAGCGTTCCTTTCTCAGTGGCAGTCTTCTCCGGTGTCCTCACACGGACTGTGGCTCAGCTCGAGGGTCTTTTTCAGTTTACAGAGTTTAGCCACCCTTCAGCAGCCTCAGGGCTGCCTCTTTCCTCTAACGTTCTGACGTCTTCCTTTCTCGGTCTCAAAGGCAGGCAGGCCAAGGTCTTTCCCCATGTGAATTTATAGACTGCAAACGTTATCACAGTGGCCGAGTCATCGGGTGCACAGAGCTCTCTACCTCCTCTCCAGGCTGGCGTGTCTTCCTGCGGGGCTCCCATcggtctgcccctcccccagtaaCCATCGATTGAAGATCCGGCCCCCATGCACATGTTGTCCCCAGGACACTGTACTCGGACCATTGCTTGCCTCTGGATGGCacctcccccccatccccaccccccagtgctgTCACAGGCCACAAGGCTGACATCCTGTGAATCAAACTGTCCTGATCAGCCCACTGGAGAGGAAGCACTCCTCAGAGAGTGTTCTGTCTttgagcccagcccagccctccgCCCTCGCCCCCTCCCTGATCTCCTGAGGCTTTGCGAGGATGCTTGCCCGTGGCCCTCACCAGCCTGTGACCACTCGCTCCCTTCCACCTCACAGTTAGCACTGTTCCCTGTAATGTTGTCTCAGGCCTTTGGGGTCTCCATACTTGATGATGTTAAAATAAgaaacctgggggggggggggagtcagaaTCTCCTGCCCCTCTGAGACTCCTGTCCAGTCTTACAAGTAGTAAGAGTTCGGTGAATGAATAAACAGCTTCCCAGACAGGGATATATGGGTAATTCCCTATGTGAGCGAGTAAGCTGGGTATTCCAGCCACTCCAGTCCCAGGCTTCTCAAGACACAGGCGCATGACCCAGCACAGAAGGGctgtgggtagggaggtggggctGTGTCATCCTAAGCCAGGCTTGCTTCCTGAGCCTCTAGGGCTTTGCCAGCAACACAGAGGTCACCCCAGCCCATTTCACGCATGGACCATGGGGACGCCATGGAAACCCAGGCGCCACCTCGGGTATAAGCCGGGGCCCCCGGGCTGACCCAAGGGTTTGCCTCACCTTGGAAGTGAACGTAGGTGTTGAAAAGCAGGGTGCTGTCTGTGCTGACGCCCTCCAGGGGCAAATTCATCTTCCACCCTGTCACGGCCTTTATGAACCTGTTGATTTTCTCAGTGGCAAGACCTGGGTTGGTGGAGAAGTCCAGAGAGCGTGGGAAGACCGCAGGGGCGAAGGGGGCCAGGCCCTGAACAAACGGCTGCTTCAGGCGGAGGCCTGGGGCTGTGAAGAGGCCCACGACAGTGGACTGCAGCAGATGTGCCTGGCTGTTAGTCCCACCCTGGGTGACCAGCAGGCCCTGAATGGCCTGCAGGGCAACGAGGACCTTGTGCCCATCCAGCCGGGAGGTACAGTCTCTGTCCTTCACAGGAACACCCAGCAGCGCCTGCAGCTGGCTGGCCGTGGGGTCCAGAGACCCAAGGTAGAAAGAGACCAGGGTGCCAAAGAGagctggaggggagaggagggctcCACTAGCCACAcctcctgcctccctcagcaTCTTGTACATGCGGAAGCCCATGAAATTGGCTATCATTGCAACCTGGGAGGCCCGCTGCCGATCCTCAGACGCTAGCTTCTCAGTGGCCAGCACAAGCTGGTCGTGCAGGGTCTTCTCATCCACAGGGGAGGTCTTGGCCTGAATGGGCACAGGCGCAAATGTCGGCTCTGGGGGTGTCTCTGCATTGGGGTTCTCCAGCTGGGCACAGCTGCTCTTGCTGTAGAAGAGCAGGTGGAAGGGGTGGATGTATACCCGGTCCCCAGCTGTCAGGCTGACCCAGGTCAGGATGCAGAAGACGATGGCCTTCAGGCCCATCTCGGTGGGAATCGTCGCTGATCTGAGCTCGCTTCTGTGTGTCCTAGAATGACATTATGTGAGGGTGGCAAGCGGTTATTTGGGGCCCTGAAGCCAAACCTTTAGTTGTTCATCCCCATTTCAGACCCAATTGTGTTTGTATCACTTATTTCTGCTGGGTGTTTTGAGAGCATGATCTCATGATGTTTTGCCATCTATCTGCTGGCTTCCACCCACCAGCTGCAATTCATTTGTACTTTTGTTTGCTATATACTTAATAACTCACTCACTTAAAACCAAAAGCATGGCTATTATAGATGGCCCAGGAGAACCCACCCACAGCTGGGGTCAGGAAGACGAAGGAATGTCATCACAGATCCATGGAAAACTCGGGATGATTCACGTGGAAAACACACTGTCATCTGAGGAATTGCTCCCCAGATTTCCATATTAACATTCCCACCTCCAGGGCCCCGGAGAGTGACTGTGTGGGGATAGGATCCAGGGCCTCTGTGTGCTAGCTAAGTGCTGTACCATTGTGTTCCATccccagggtttcatgtagccccagctggtcttgaactcactctgtatagaTAAGGATGACTctgaagttctgatcctcctgcctccacccccaaaGTGCTTGCATTCCAGGCATACCCCACCACTCTTAGTTTATAAGAGGGCTAGAGAGCCACCCCGGGCTCCCATGCATGCTAGAAAAGCATTCTACCAAAGGAGCTACATCTCTGGCCCTCTTTTGACCTTTCTTAAGTTGCCCTGGCTAACTCTGAAATCACTCAATATTCTGggcagccttgaacttctgaccctcctgcttcagcctccctagtggctgggattacaggcctgctcCACCACACTCATCAGAATGTGACTATATTTAGAGATAGGGCCTTTAAAGACATGACCAAGGTAAAGTGAGGTCCTTACAATAGGTCCTGATGTAAACTGACTGATGTTCCTATATGAAGAAGGCATCTAGGAACAGGGGTGTAGATCCGGTGGTGAAGTACTTCTATtgcgagcatgaggacctgagttggatccccagaacccacgtaaaaataggaggtgtggccgggcggtggtggcgcacgcctttaatcccagcactcgggaggcagaggcaggcggatctctgtgagttcgaggccagcctgggctaccaagtgagttccaggaaaggcgcaaagctacacagagaaaccctgtctcgaaaaaccaaaaaaaaaaaaaaaaaaaaaaaaaaaaaataggaggtgTGGTGACATATGCATGTAATCTTGCACTCAGGCagtggagacaggtagattcctGGGGCCTCTGTCATTGGCTCACACATATATAGAGGCTGGatgacaaccttgggtgtcatctcAGAATGGTGGACAAGGTTGTCATCCAGCCTCTATATATGTGTGAGCACACtagcacatgtgcacacgcacacacgtgcatacacacacacacacacacacacacacacacacacacacacacgcacacgcgcacacgcacacgcacacgcgcacacgcacacgcacacgcacaaggACGTCAGGATACAGGAACTCAGGTAACtgatagacacagagagagcgtGAACCTGCAAGCCAATGACAGAGGCCTCAGGAGGACTCAGCTCTGACCATGACTTGGCCTTGGGCTTCTGGAGTTCCTTTTGTTATCATACTAGGCTGTGGCACAGTCCTGGTAAAAACAGACACGCAGGTGACAATGGCTATGACTTTATCCCTGGAGACCTACATGTGGACAGTCAGCTGTCTTTGTGGAGCCCTCACACCCACATGGGTGTGCCCTAAGATTGGCTTAAGTGTCCATAGGTTCTAGCATGTAGCCAGAATTAGGTGCCAAAGCCTTGCCCAAGCCCAGGTCTGCCTTTCATACCAGTCATATGCTCCAGGCAGGCTGGTCCGGCAGTGCCCAAAGAAGATCCATAACTGGCCTGCCTGCCCAGCCTGCTCACCCAGGGTTGGCCTCAGTGGTCTATGGTAGGCCAGACATTGATTTGTCAACTGCCCAGATGGCTGTGAGGCACAGACAGTGCCTGGGgccctgcctagccatgggccaggGGTGGGGACACCCAGTGAGCTGGATTCCCTTTTCCCTTGAACCTTGATCCTGCTCTAGCCTCAGCTGTCACA is a genomic window of Peromyscus maniculatus bairdii isolate BWxNUB_F1_BW_parent chromosome 5, HU_Pman_BW_mat_3.1, whole genome shotgun sequence containing:
- the Agt gene encoding angiotensinogen isoform X2, yielding MGLKAIVFCILTWVSLTAGDRVYIHPFHLLFYSKSSCAQLENPNAETPPEPTFAPVPIQAKTSPVDEKTLHDQLVLATEKLASEDRQRASQVAMIANFMGFRMYKMLREAGGVASGALLSPPALFGTLVSFYLGSLDPTASQLQALLGVPVKDRDCTSRLDGHKVLVALQAIQGLLVTQGGTNSQAHLLQSTVVGLFTAPGLRLKQPFVQGLAPFAPAVFPRSLDFSTNPGLATEKINRFIKAVTGWKMNLPLEGVSTDSTLLFNTYVHFQGKMKGFSQLAGPQEFWVDNITSVSVPMLSGTGAFQHWSDSQNNFSMTRVPLGESATLLLIQPHCASDLDKVEALIFQHDFLTWIKNPPPRTIRLTLPQLEIQGSYNLQDLLAQAKLSTLLGAEANLGKISDTNPRVGEVLNSILFELKASEEEQPTESAQQPGSPEALDVTLSSPFLFAIYEQDSGALHFLGRVGNPQSVL
- the Agt gene encoding angiotensinogen isoform X1; the protein is MAQRFSEAGTHRSELRSATIPTEMGLKAIVFCILTWVSLTAGDRVYIHPFHLLFYSKSSCAQLENPNAETPPEPTFAPVPIQAKTSPVDEKTLHDQLVLATEKLASEDRQRASQVAMIANFMGFRMYKMLREAGGVASGALLSPPALFGTLVSFYLGSLDPTASQLQALLGVPVKDRDCTSRLDGHKVLVALQAIQGLLVTQGGTNSQAHLLQSTVVGLFTAPGLRLKQPFVQGLAPFAPAVFPRSLDFSTNPGLATEKINRFIKAVTGWKMNLPLEGVSTDSTLLFNTYVHFQGKMKGFSQLAGPQEFWVDNITSVSVPMLSGTGAFQHWSDSQNNFSMTRVPLGESATLLLIQPHCASDLDKVEALIFQHDFLTWIKNPPPRTIRLTLPQLEIQGSYNLQDLLAQAKLSTLLGAEANLGKISDTNPRVGEVLNSILFELKASEEEQPTESAQQPGSPEALDVTLSSPFLFAIYEQDSGALHFLGRVGNPQSVL